In a single window of the Helicoverpa zea isolate HzStark_Cry1AcR chromosome 9, ilHelZeax1.1, whole genome shotgun sequence genome:
- the LOC124633452 gene encoding transcription factor Adf-1-like, producing MPRDTLISDQTVKKLIAEVQKRECLWNPHNDLYNDRYQMAKAWLEIAELLQLPEERLRVKWKYLRDLFKKEVKKSGSGADYTGKWRHFERMQFIDITKVNGESEDRESTNISRVTTKKEVDDEFEYEVEEEEPVGTNEVEVYLEEGYSGDHIPEKRAKLSSDEDYDVMFLKSLAPFFRQLEPMRKLVVRSKMQDMLLNEMAAQSSASHLHNNKS from the exons ATGCCGCGAGATACGCTCATATCCGACCAAACTGTTAAAAAACTTATCGCGGAAGTCCAGAAGAGAGAGTGTCTGTGGAATCCGCACAATGATCTGTACAACGACAGATATCAAATGGCTAAAGCCTGGCTGGAGATAGCGGAGTTGTTGCAACTGCCAG aAGAACGTCTTCGTGTTAAGTGGAAATATCTCCGTGACCTGTTTAAGAAAGAAGTCAAAAAGTCGGGCTCCGGGGCTGACTACACAGGGAAATGGCGCCACTTTGAAAGAATGCAGTTTATTGACATCACTAAGGTCAACGGAGAATCTGAAGACAGAGAGAGTACCAATATCAGTCGTGTTACAACAAAGAAAGAAGTTGATGATGAATTTGAATACGAAGTTGAAGAGGAAGAACCAGTAGGAACTAACGAAGTAGAAGTGTATCTAGAGGAGGGCTACTCAGGCGATCACATCCCGGAGAAACGAGCAAAGCTCTCGTCAGACGAAGATTACGATGTAATGTTCTTAAAGTCTCTGGCCCCGTTTTTCAGACAGCTGGAACCAATGAGGAAGTTGGTAGTGAGAAGTAAAATGCAGGACATGTTGTTGAATGAAATGGCTGCGCAGTCGTCTGCAAGTCACCTCCATAACAATAAGAGTTAG
- the LOC124633560 gene encoding uncharacterized protein LOC124633560: MRSEELVANEVLAFLQYQLDVMDEVSVTQICTSNFTEEEIRSAKKLLYESLQMADRMPTRRRDEKGERSLQDTIRLLKETDPDDVPTFVAKELRKLPSVTFDHVDVTRLLKDITSMRSSLVELQLKLEASQSTICDLRSEVAELRNSVCRSHAHANSDNTCHGQVNASPQRAESAKLHSSPAVATTSDASPSPALGTPTNVSTSRLGRVYSDAVKRDPVQRPPKATVAIQKQPEGTRGTVQSVPCKGKADADGFVKVERRKKKPSSRNQCGTALTGPNMLLRPAIPTTQLYVSRLHHSTKVEEIVEYIRVKTNWTLRVEKLEPRHNTNFKSFVVRVPTQHLDMFQEQFWPKGVVFRRFRGRLRDTTQCNTTPPIRVNK, translated from the coding sequence ATGCGTTCGGAAGAACTCGTGGCGAACGAGGTCCTGGCGTTCCTGCAGTACCAGCTGGACGTCATGGATGAGGTCAGTGTGACCCAGATTTGCACCTCGAACTTCACCGAGGAGGAGATACGCAGCGCAAAGAAGCTGTTGTACGAGTCACTGCAAATGGCAGACCGAATGCCGACCCGCAGGCGAGATGAAAAGGGAGAGAGGAGTCTCCAAGACACTATAAGGCTGTTAAAGGAGACCGACCCGGACGACGTGCCAACGTTCGTGGCAAAGGAATTGCGGAAGCTGCCCTCGGTCACTTTCGATcacgtcgacgtcaccaggctgttaAAGGACATCACGAGTATGAGGTCCAGCCTGGTCGAGCTGCAATTGAAGCTGGAGGCATCACAATCCACCATCTGTGATCTACGTAGCGAGGTAGCTGAATTGCGAAACTCTGTATGTAGGTCACACGCGCATGCCAACAGCGACAACACATGCCACGGACAGGTCAACGCATCGCCGCAGCGCGCCGAGTCAGCAAAATTGCACTCGTCGCCTGCCGTCGCCACTACTAGTGATGCGTCACCGTCCCCTGCCCTCGGGACACCGACAAATGTAAGCACGTCTAGGCTTGGACGTGTTTACTCGGATGCCGTAAAGCGAGATCCCGTCCAACGGCCACCCAAAGCTACTGTGGCGATACAAAAACAGCCCGAAGGAACCCGAGGTACGGTACAATCTGTACCATGTAAAGGGAAAGCTGATGCAGATGGTTTCGTCAAGGTGGAGAGAAGGAAGAAGAAGCCATCTAGCCGAAATCAATGCGGAACTGCGTTGACTGGTCCGAACATGCTGCTGCGCCCCGCAATaccgacgacgcagctgtatgtttcgcgtttacatcactccacgaaggtcgaggagatcgtggagtatatacGAGTCAAGACGAACTGGACCTTAAGAGTCGAGAAGTTGGAGCCGAGACACAATACAAATTTCAAATCgtttgtggtacgtgtgccgactcagcatctcgacatgttccaagaacagttttggccgaaaggtgtcgttttccggcgattccgcgggaggctacgcgacaccacgcagtgCAACACGACACCGCCTATTCGTGTCAACAAATAG
- the LOC124632992 gene encoding uncharacterized protein LOC124632992, producing MRSEELVANEVLAFLQYQLDVMDEVSVTQICTSNFTEEEIRSAKKLLYESLQMAERMPTRRRDEKGERSLQDTIRLLKETDPDDVPTFVAKELRKLPPVTFDHVDVTRLLKDITSMRSSLVELQLKLEASQSTICDLRIEVAELRNSVCRSQAHANSDNTCHGQVNASPQRAESAKLHSSPAVATTSDASPCPALPASPALGTPTNVSTSRLGRVYSDAVKRDPVQRPPKATVAIQKQPEGTRGTVQSVPCKGKADADGFVKVERRKKKPSSRNQCGTALTGPNMLLRPAIPTTQLYVSRLHHSTKVEEIVEYIRVKTNWTLRVEKLEPRHNTNFKSFVVRVPTQHLDMFQEQFWPKGVVFRRFRGRLRDTTQCNTTPPIRVNK from the coding sequence ATGCGTTCGGAAGAACTCGTGGCGAACGAGGTCCTGGCGTTCCTGCAGTACCAGCTGGACGTCATGGATGAGGTCAGTGTGACCCAGATTTGCACCTCGAACTTCACCGAGGAGGAGATACGCAGCGCAAAGAAGCTGTTGTACGAGTCGCTGCAAATGGCAGAACGAATGCCGACCCGCAGGCGAGATGAAAAGGGAGAGAGGAGTCTCCAAGACACTATAAGGCTGTTAAAGGAGACCGACCCGGACGACGTGCCAACGTTCGTGGCAAAGGAGTTGCGGAAGCTGCCCCCGGTCACTTTCGATcacgtcgacgtcaccaggctgttaAAGGACATCACGAGTATGAGGTCCAGCCTGGTCGAGCTGCAATTGAAGCTGGAGGCATCACAATCCACCATCTGTGATCTACGTATCGAGGTAGCTGAATTGCGAAACTCTGTATGTAGGTCACAAGCGCATGCCAACAGCGACAACACATGCCACGGACAGGTCAACGCATCGCCGCAGCGCGCCGAGTCAGCAAAATTGCACTCGTCGCCTGCCGTCGCCACTACTAGTGATGCGTCACCGTGCCCCGCCCTCCCCGCGTCCCCTGCCCTCGGGACACCGACAAATGTAAGCACGTCTAGGCTTGGACGTGTTTACTCGGATGCCGTAAAGCGAGATCCCGTCCAACGGCCACCCAAAGCTACTGTGGCGATACAAAAACAGCCCGAAGGAACCCGAGGTACGGTACAATCTGTACCATGTAAAGGGAAAGCTGATGCAGATGGTTTCGTCAAGGTGGAGAGAAGGAAGAAGAAGCCATCTAGCCGAAATCAATGCGGAACTGCGTTGACTGGTCCGAACATGCTGCTGCGCCCCGCAATaccgacgacgcagctgtatgtttcgcgtttacatcactccacgaaggtcgaggagatcgtggagtatatacGAGTCAAGACGAACTGGACCTTAAGAGTCGAGAAGTTGGAGCCGAGACACAATACAAATTTCAAATCgtttgtggtacgtgtgccgactcagcatctcgacatgttccaagaacagttttggccgaaaggtgtcgttttccggcgattccgcgggaggctacgcgacaccacgcagtgCAACACGACACCGCCTATTCGTGTCAACAAATAG